The Silene latifolia isolate original U9 population chromosome Y, ASM4854445v1, whole genome shotgun sequence sequence TGGCGCAGACCCGTTTTCATGGTTCAATAAATACAAGGTAGGTGTTAAGTAAGAAAAGGAAACAGACCCTAGAAACGATGCCCAGCCTCTCCAGTTTCCGGACTGCATCATCCACTTCAAAATTGCAGCTCGCGTCAAACTCTTCCTTGAGTAATTCCTCGCAACGTATATCAAGATCCTAAAAGCATGTCACCACAATTCACAACTCAATAATAGATTAGAACTGTGAAGCGAAAACAATACTAACTTCTTTCACGTATTACTTCCGAATAAGGGGGTTTACCTGTCTAGTAGATTTACCCTGTTCCATCAGTATGAAGTATGATATGATCACTTCTTTCACCTACAGTACAATAGCTCATTtagaaaattaaaaattaaacattaactaaCATCAATGTTAGACGCGAAAAGAAGAAGCCTACAAACCCTAATATGACACTATGTGACCCGTAGCTGGCGTGGAACCCTAATATGACACTATTTGATTATCTAAGGCTCTAATCACCCATCCTGCAATCGCCCAACCCAAATTGATCCATCAGGCAAACCTGGAACATGCTCGAACCCGAGATAGCCCAATATGATCCAAAGTGGAATGCCTGATCCGATACCAAGTGGGGTGACCACATTCAACTAACCAATCTATATCCGAAATGAATGACCTCGTTAGTTGGTTGCCATATCTAGTTAAGACCCATCAACACAAGACAAGTACAGGCTTACTTCTTGCTGAATCACATCATCACACAAGTGCAGAAGAGTTCCCTTCCCACTATCAAGTTGTTTGTCATACATTGACTGCGTTACTAAATTCTGATATACAGCCATGTTTTGCTGAAATCTGAAATTAGAGAACCAAAAGgcttcagcaaaaaaaaaaaaaaaatcatttcatAAATAATTATAAGAAAAATGAATAACCCTAAATGCCCAAAGTCAATATAACTATGTACTGCAGTCAAGAGGCATATGCCAAATCAGTGGAGTCGTCGGAGATTGGGCGTTGAAGAGACGAATATATATTTTCTAAAGTTGGGggcgaaaagatacgaaaacacTACTGCTGACATCACCACAAAACAAGAGGCTAAAGGAAAAATATACACCACTTACGCAAAATATGTCTTCGCAATATAACCAATTACTGCAGAAACAACCGCAAAGGCAACCCAAAAATCACCCTTAATCTCTAGCGAACTTACCACAGCAACCTGAACAGACAGGCAACTCGCATTAGCATAACATTACATGAATAAAAATAAGAAGCATCAATTCCTAAGGTTTGTATGTGATAAAAACAACTCACTAGACCAACGACTGCCGATGCAAGGAACTTGACCCAGTCCAGTGGAGTAAGACCCGGGTTTTTCTTCTCCGGCTAAAAATAAGGAACAACCAATGTTATCGTCGAAGTTGACATACTTTGCAGGTTTACAGATAATGGAGACAAAGGATACTCACCAGAACTATTTCCATGTCTGCCATCGGAATATTTCTAAAATGTTTCACATATATACCCCTGTCTTGTTTTCCCTTTGGACTAGCTCGCCTGTAAAATATAACATGCTATAAATTTTCCTTGGATACAAACTCATATATCAAGACAGAAACAAACAAGCCATAAAACTATGAAAAAACAATCTGGCTCCCGCAAATAACACGATAAGAGGGGTTGGATGTAAGCAGTCTTGCCCCTATGTTAGCAACACAGAGAAGTTGTTTCCAGATGACTCCAAATAATAATCGGGTGGAGAATTGCATTGAATGACTGTTACTTTACAGAAAAAAAAAGCCCAAACAATTATTTAGCCATTGAGCTTTACTCCGTCATAATCAAGAACCAAAGAATGACGAGACTTTGGCTTCGCTGGAAATGGAGAATAAGAAACTATGAGAGAGTTCAAAAATAGTGCATCAAAAGTTTGTCGACTGAGCAAAACGCGGACACACCAAGTTTAAAAGTGTTACATTACAGATGCTCAACTCTCAATTCGAAAAAAGAAATATAAGATTGACCACTGAGTCAGGATCATAAAAGGTATGTACATAAACAGCAAATAAATGGTTATGAGTCATGACGTCTTTCATGCACGGTTACATGAAACTCCGTTCATCTCTGTATTTGAtgggtgcaatcaaaggcaaTATGAGAGAATGTCTACTTCATAGTCACATAAAAGCTCTGTCAAATTTATCACAGGTTCATGGAAAGTACGTGAACGTACACTAACAACAAACGAGAACCAATAAAACCATTTTCACGGAATTAATTATGTCATCCAAATTTACATGTCAAAAGTTGTTAAGTTTCAACAGAGACAGACTTTGCAAAGGATATACCTGTAAACAACAATCATTCTGTCAAAAGTAGGTTCCTGGATGGTAATCTTCCTGAGCAGATTGCGAAAACTGAGGAAAAATCAATGGAGTGCTTCGTTAGTAGAATGCAATTTAAGTCCAGCATTGGCACAAATTTCTCACTTTTCTGTCAAAGGTTAACCACCCCGCAAAAGATCAAACATAATAGAGGCAAGACCCAACCGTCCACATCTTCCAACAAGTCTATGAAAAGCACAGgagaaataattttcatttgaggaaaaaaaggaaaatatgaGAGCTTTGAAAAAcgattcaagaaaagaaaaaattCTGCATGACACTATAACTATATAGTCACTCCGAGCTCTATAATTGTTATTGCACGTAAGTTGTTTTCATTACCAAGCCATATAAAAACAAACTCTCTATCGGTTATCATGTAAATCCTTCTCATTGGCCCACCAACTCCCATCCCGTCAACGAGAAAGAGAAGTTTCTACACGATCTAAAAGTGTCGGTCGAAAATTCTATAACACTCTCGAACAACAGCCAAACAAAGAAACTATGACAGGCCAAAACTCATACACAGTTACTATAGTCAACTACCAACTCTACCGATGGGAGATACAATGGGCAAACCTGATTTCCATGTTCTGAATACGGATCCGTTCAACAAAGAGATCATCCTGATCAGACTCAGACGTGATCTCATCATCtttctttttatctttcaaagaACCTGTCCGTGACTTTGATAATTTTGATCGAAGTTTTTCTATCCTGCAAACATCAGTACGACAAAGGAGACAAGTTACAACCAAGTATTATCATTTATCAGGTATATAAGCAAGGCATATAGGAACATAAGAGGGGGACTGTATTAACTGATGAGTTTGTTTCGAACACAGGTTTCTATCTGAGTTCTAGCAAACTTACTACTCCATCTGTCTCAGAAATACATTCCAAAATACAAAATGTTTTTAGATTTGAGTAGAAATACATAGCTTCAAATACAAATACTTGTAGTTGCAGTAAAATAAGTAGAAAGAAGAATGCGAGTGGGCCATTATATTTGGAAGGTGTTTCTGAAACATGCAAATTATGAAAAATGGACAGTAATTCCGAGACAGAGGGAGAAGTATTCCTTAACCTCTTTGCTAACTAAAATCCAATTACACTTCTTTTAAACAAAACGCATTTTATTACACTGGAAGGGACTAGAACTAGACCATCCATATATAACTAAGAAAAGCATTAGCCTAAAGGTTCCATATAAGGTCTGCCTTTACATTGCATCTCTTTAAGCATTCACTGGTGATTTGGTGAAGTAGTTGTGCTCAACCAACATCAGAGAGCTTCATATGATGTCGGTATGGTCATGTACTAAGCAACGGTATATCCTTTTAAGAACTGCATATGATATTTAACTATAGAAGCTCCCAAATCCAACTTAACATAGGGTTTAGGCATATGTACGATAATATAAAAAACCATTCTCACAGAACATCCAAGGGCTCAGGGAACTACGAGAAACCTTGTCATTAAACCTTCATTAtacaacagcagcaacaacagcAAGATGTTAGTACAATGAAAAACTTCTAGGAAGCTGTTTACAAGGGGGTTCAAAATAGACTCATCAATTAAATTAATAAGATTCAAGAAATACACCAAATAAAGATGTTTTTTACACGTCGTATCTCCACTAGGTAAATGGAACTTCCAACGGGAATTTCAACTTCTTTATTTCAAACAAATATCTCTGGGCAATTTGCATGAGTCCTCCGAGTCAAGAGAATTTGAAGTTTATGGGAATTTTTACTTCCCATAGTTATCCAAACTAGTACCAAGTATCTAAAGTATTCACGCAGCATTATCTAATTACAAAGAATTAAAGTCCACGTAAAAAGAAATTGTGCCTTGCCTAGATGGTCTTACTCTCTCATGGTATATCAGGATGAGTTCCTTGCGTTTTCAAAATGAACTTTAACACTTTAATAAATAAGTCAGACCATACATACTCACACCATGCCTCACACTCTCACAGTAAGGAGTGCAAGTTTTATTCTTGCCATATGCTCTATGGAGACTTTCAAAAGTAATTGGTGTACTACGTGTCTTACAAAGGCGCATAATATGTTAAATTACCTAAAGTTCAGCCTCATTCATACTACGGAGTACAAGATATGATAAACTCAGTACTTGATAAAATTTTGGTTACTAACATTATCTGCTAGTCAAGTCTACCAAACAAGAGGAGTAGTAATTTTGATATGCATACACAGTCAAGAGTGTAAGGTAA is a genomic window containing:
- the LOC141630593 gene encoding uncharacterized protein LOC141630593 isoform X2, with protein sequence MQLYSLFDPIHGAQKLEQQNLSPEEIDVLEQNFLSYMFEVMEKSNFKIVTDEENEVARSGQYLLNLPITVNESKLDKKLLGKYFSQHHHEHIPEFADKYVIFRRGIGLDRTTDYFFMEKVDMMIGRFWAKLLRVTGIEKLRSKLSKSRTGSLKDKKKDDEITSESDQDDLFVERIRIQNMEISFRNLLRKITIQEPTFDRMIVVYRRASPKGKQDRGIYVKHFRNIPMADMEIVLPEKKNPGLTPLDWVKFLASAVVGLVAVVSSLEIKGDFWVAFAVVSAVIGYIAKTYFAFQQNMAVYQNLVTQSMYDKQLDSGKGTLLHLCDDVIQQEVKEVIISYFILMEQGKSTRQDLDIRCEELLKEEFDASCNFEVDDAVRKLERLGIVSRDSIGRYYTVGLKRANEIIGMTTEELVMRVKQAAIGS
- the LOC141630593 gene encoding uncharacterized protein LOC141630593 isoform X1, which translates into the protein MASVANTQEITAVKKHDKNKDVIRLERESVIPVLKPKLFMTLANLIEHSSDRSEFLKLCKRIEYTIRAWYLLQFEDLMQLYSLFDPIHGAQKLEQQNLSPEEIDVLEQNFLSYMFEVMEKSNFKIVTDEENEVARSGQYLLNLPITVNESKLDKKLLGKYFSQHHHEHIPEFADKYVIFRRGIGLDRTTDYFFMEKVDMMIGRFWAKLLRVTGIEKLRSKLSKSRTGSLKDKKKDDEITSESDQDDLFVERIRIQNMEISFRNLLRKITIQEPTFDRMIVVYRRASPKGKQDRGIYVKHFRNIPMADMEIVLPEKKNPGLTPLDWVKFLASAVVGLVAVVSSLEIKGDFWVAFAVVSAVIGYIAKTYFAFQQNMAVYQNLVTQSMYDKQLDSGKGTLLHLCDDVIQQEVKEVIISYFILMEQGKSTRQDLDIRCEELLKEEFDASCNFEVDDAVRKLERLGIVSRDSIGRYYTVGLKRANEIIGMTTEELVMRVKQAAIGS